A region of Chloracidobacterium sp. DNA encodes the following proteins:
- a CDS encoding protein kinase — protein MNNTASWEEIKEIFSSALELEPGSRANFVSERCAGNAELKTEVESWLASHAASENFIETPLLSQDGLFAGTGISVGRRFGNYEIVREIGHGGMGAVYLAKRTDGEFEQKTALKIVRQTVAESQMIERFRRERQILASLNHPNIARLLDGGVSENGEPFFVMEYVEGEPITDFSKHEAISLDEKLQLFLHACSAVGYAHRNLVVHRDIKPGNILVTAQGEPKLLDFGLAKLLDEDLSGDTTQTAFRALTPAYASPEQLRNEPITTASDIYSLGIVLYELLTSERPFHFEGKSLDEIIRTVTVIDPPPPSSNPESAIRIPQLKGDLDNIVLMSLRKEPERRYQSVEAFAEDIERYLKGLPVAARSATVKYRASKFIQRHKVGVFAAGLIFLSLIGGIIATIRQTRAAEREKEKAEAVNAFLEQTLKYSNPFLNSFRKSGNETTVNEALEEVGRRLENGDLDSQPEVKAELERTIASIYYGQGKYNQARPFAERYVVFLRETFSEDHPKMINGMTVWAGMLFERGEFDEAEKLFRNYLPLLRNEYQKGNVNTEFFGGALNNFAYLRRTQGDSREAEILFRETSELLPQMSNEGRNLLATTRSTLASVIADQGRFVEALETARQAIEEYHLRNETDSPSYGFSLNVLGGFLTENGEYAEADEDLKKAETIFQKYISPTSLWFGDNFRNQATSLYFQNRFDEAVGKADAALKNYEEGFGKHYDNYPTALIIKGLSLTKSGHSGEGERILREALKLRTETLAAGHYWVAAAQGALGECLATQRRFDEAEPLLVESYESLKASQGDGNPRTLLARNRLSNLYLSRGK, from the coding sequence GTGAATAACACCGCAAGTTGGGAAGAGATCAAAGAGATATTTTCGAGTGCCTTGGAACTGGAACCGGGCAGCAGGGCAAATTTTGTGTCTGAACGCTGCGCCGGTAATGCCGAGCTGAAAACCGAGGTTGAGTCGTGGCTCGCGTCTCATGCTGCGTCTGAAAATTTCATCGAGACGCCATTACTTTCTCAAGACGGCCTTTTCGCCGGTACCGGAATATCCGTTGGCCGCAGATTTGGAAACTACGAGATCGTTCGAGAGATTGGGCACGGCGGCATGGGCGCTGTATATCTGGCAAAACGAACCGACGGTGAGTTTGAACAGAAAACTGCTTTAAAAATTGTCAGGCAGACAGTTGCCGAAAGCCAAATGATCGAGCGGTTTCGCCGCGAACGCCAGATCCTCGCGTCGTTGAATCATCCAAATATTGCCAGGCTCCTAGACGGCGGCGTATCAGAAAATGGAGAGCCATTCTTTGTAATGGAATACGTTGAGGGTGAACCGATTACCGATTTTTCCAAACATGAGGCAATATCCTTAGACGAAAAACTACAGCTTTTTCTCCACGCATGTTCAGCTGTCGGATATGCTCATCGAAATTTAGTTGTTCATCGCGATATCAAACCTGGAAATATTCTCGTAACTGCGCAAGGCGAACCGAAATTGCTCGATTTTGGCTTGGCAAAACTGCTCGATGAAGATCTGTCAGGCGACACAACACAAACAGCATTTCGCGCTTTGACGCCGGCTTATGCCTCACCCGAACAATTAAGAAACGAGCCGATCACTACCGCTTCCGACATTTATAGTCTCGGCATTGTCTTGTATGAATTGCTGACGAGCGAGCGACCCTTTCATTTTGAAGGCAAGAGCTTGGATGAAATTATTAGAACAGTAACCGTAATTGATCCGCCACCACCCTCCTCAAATCCGGAATCAGCGATCCGCATTCCGCAGTTGAAAGGCGATCTCGACAATATTGTTTTGATGTCCTTGCGAAAGGAGCCGGAAAGGCGCTATCAGTCGGTCGAGGCCTTTGCGGAAGATATTGAAAGATATCTAAAGGGATTGCCGGTTGCTGCGCGCTCCGCAACCGTTAAATATCGCGCTTCAAAATTTATCCAGCGGCACAAGGTCGGCGTCTTTGCCGCAGGTTTGATCTTTTTAAGTTTGATCGGCGGAATTATAGCTACGATCAGGCAGACCCGTGCCGCCGAACGCGAAAAAGAAAAAGCCGAAGCTGTAAATGCGTTTCTCGAACAAACGCTCAAATATTCAAACCCTTTTTTGAATAGTTTCCGAAAAAGCGGCAACGAAACGACCGTCAATGAGGCACTGGAAGAAGTGGGACGCAGACTTGAAAACGGCGATCTTGACAGTCAGCCTGAAGTCAAAGCCGAACTAGAACGCACAATTGCCTCGATCTATTACGGTCAAGGAAAATATAACCAGGCACGCCCGTTTGCGGAGCGATATGTAGTTTTTCTGCGCGAAACATTTAGCGAAGACCATCCGAAGATGATAAATGGCATGACTGTGTGGGCAGGTATGCTCTTTGAAAGAGGCGAGTTTGATGAGGCGGAAAAACTGTTTCGCAATTATCTGCCATTGCTTAGGAACGAATATCAAAAAGGAAATGTCAACACTGAATTTTTTGGCGGGGCACTCAATAATTTTGCTTACTTGCGCCGCACGCAGGGCGATTCGCGTGAAGCCGAAATACTCTTTCGCGAGACATCGGAACTGCTTCCGCAAATGTCCAATGAAGGTCGAAACCTTCTCGCCACGACGCGCAGCACACTGGCTTCCGTTATAGCCGACCAAGGCAGATTTGTCGAAGCGCTCGAAACCGCCCGTCAAGCCATTGAAGAATACCACCTACGCAACGAAACCGATTCGCCAAGCTACGGTTTTTCGTTAAATGTTCTCGGCGGTTTTCTGACTGAAAATGGCGAGTATGCTGAAGCCGACGAGGACTTAAAGAAAGCCGAAACAATTTTTCAAAAATATATTTCGCCAACATCGCTCTGGTTCGGCGACAATTTCCGCAATCAGGCAACGTCGCTTTATTTTCAAAACAGGTTTGATGAAGCAGTAGGCAAGGCCGACGCCGCTCTGAAAAATTATGAAGAGGGCTTTGGCAAACATTACGATAATTATCCTACTGCACTTATCATCAAAGGATTGAGTCTTACAAAATCGGGCCACTCCGGCGAGGGCGAAAGGATCCTACGCGAGGCACTTAAACTGCGAACAGAGACATTAGCTGCCGGTCATTACTGGGTGGCTGCGGCTCAAGGAGCCTTGGGTGAGTGCCTTGCGACTCAGAGACGTTTTGACGAGGCCGAACCTCTTTTGGTTGAAAGTTACGAGAGTTTGAAAGCCTCCCAAGGAGACGGGAATCCGCGCACATTGTTGGCACGAAACCGCCTTAGCAATTTGTATCTCAGCCGGGGTAAATAG
- a CDS encoding sigma-70 family RNA polymerase sigma factor codes for MSERQEVTALLQEINNGTVTAPEKLLPLVYDQLRKLARSYMKSERPDHTLQATALVHDAYIRLVDWENVSWQNRAHFFSVAAQVMRNILVNHAVNRKAQKRDFGQRIELTEEISFAGGSEVDLIELNEALEDLAAFEPIQAKIVELRFFGGMNIDETAHVLNVSQATVKREWAIAKTWLFRRLKSE; via the coding sequence ATGTCCGAGCGACAAGAAGTTACAGCTTTGCTGCAAGAGATCAACAACGGAACAGTAACCGCTCCCGAAAAGCTCCTTCCGCTCGTTTACGACCAGTTGCGCAAGCTGGCGCGAAGCTATATGAAAAGCGAACGTCCGGACCATACTTTGCAGGCGACGGCGCTAGTGCATGATGCTTATATTCGGCTTGTCGATTGGGAAAACGTTTCATGGCAAAATCGCGCGCATTTCTTTTCAGTTGCGGCGCAGGTAATGCGAAACATACTTGTAAATCACGCTGTCAATCGAAAAGCGCAAAAGCGTGATTTTGGACAGCGTATCGAGCTTACTGAAGAGATAAGTTTTGCCGGCGGCAGTGAGGTGGATCTAATTGAACTCAATGAAGCACTTGAGGACCTTGCGGCATTTGAGCCGATACAAGCAAAGATAGTGGAGTTGCGTTTTTTTGGCGGTATGAATATTGATGAAACGGCACATGTTTTGAATGTTTCTCAGGCTACGGTAAAACGTGAATGGGCGATCGCAAAAACGTGGCTTTTTCGCAGGCTGAAAAGTGAATAA